In Treponema sp. OMZ 798, the following proteins share a genomic window:
- a CDS encoding TRL-like family protein, with translation MKKVALVLFVVLAALLIVSCSTVKPVAGATGIVGRKTGEASQAFFGPYPMKGEGGIAQAAKNGGITKVGTVDIRIDYPASPAIPYYIVTTVVTGE, from the coding sequence ATGAAAAAGGTTGCTTTAGTTTTGTTTGTTGTACTTGCTGCTCTTTTAATTGTATCATGTTCAACAGTTAAACCGGTTGCAGGTGCTACAGGAATTGTAGGAAGAAAGACCGGTGAAGCTTCTCAGGCATTCTTTGGTCCTTATCCCATGAAAGGTGAGGGAGGAATCGCTCAGGCTGCCAAGAACGGCGGCATCACAAAAGTAGGAACAGTTGATATTAGAATTGACTATCCTGCAAGTCCTGCTATTCCCTATTATATCGTAACCACAGTTGTTACAGGGGAATAA
- a CDS encoding ISAs1 family transposase: MAQKCVKGKTNEIPTVQALIKTLNIKGHIIVADALNCQKETTKIIKEGKGDYLLSVKGNQPLLKTDIEEYVQDEILRQQMDTACTSEKNRERVEKRTAFCTTNLGWMDNKKEWEGLSCIGAIHSEFKSKKEKSD, translated from the coding sequence TTGGCACAAAAATGTGTTAAAGGAAAGACAAATGAGATACCAACCGTTCAAGCTCTTATAAAAACTCTTAATATAAAAGGGCATATAATTGTTGCAGATGCCTTAAATTGTCAAAAAGAAACAACAAAAATCATAAAAGAAGGAAAAGGGGACTATTTATTATCTGTAAAAGGAAACCAACCTTTACTAAAAACGGATATTGAAGAATATGTTCAAGATGAAATTTTAAGACAACAAATGGACACGGCTTGTACGAGTGAAAAAAATCGTGAAAGAGTTGAAAAGCGAACAGCCTTCTGTACAACCAATTTAGGTTGGATGGATAATAAAAAAGAATGGGAAGGGTTAAGTTGTATTGGAGCTATTCATTCAGAGTTTAAGAGTAAGAAAGAAAAATCTGATTGA